In Mytilus trossulus isolate FHL-02 chromosome 14, PNRI_Mtr1.1.1.hap1, whole genome shotgun sequence, a genomic segment contains:
- the LOC134695848 gene encoding uncharacterized protein LOC134695848 — MDNSIQGIRSDIQGLNAYIQEILLYIRKDGCSCQCGNSKQQNITDVVILHAEDDRLLALDFMNNMEAEFPELKLNLKIFEQLNVGKSMFESASLLFETCRFLFVLLTHKFARDDLPRFLNEIALVETITFKDRNCRLIQVLIDGDCRAPELGPIIPLMYNRYLEAKSRGIRDRGFINSFEKLVKNGRKNYLTS, encoded by the exons GAGATACTTCTGTACATCAGAAAAGATGGATGTTCTTGTCAATGTGGAAACTCTAAACAACAAA ACATCACAGATGTTGTAATTCTTCATGCAGAAGATGATAGACTACTAGCCTTAGATTTCATGAATAATATGGAAGCAGAATTCCCagaattaaaactaaatttgaagatatttgaGCAGTTGAATGTAGGCAAAAGTATGTTTGAATCAGCATCACTTCTGTTTGAAACCTGCAGATTCCTATTTGTGTTATTGACACACAAATTTGCAAGGGATGACCTACCAAGATTTTTGAATGAGATTGCATTGGTTGAGACCATAACATTTAAAGACAGAAACTGCAGGTTAATACAAGTTCTTATAGATGGCGACTGTCGTGCTCCAGAATTAGGTCCAATAATTCCTTTGATGTATAATAGATATTTGGAGGCCAAATCGCGAGGCATTAGGGATCGTGgatttataaatagttttgaGAAATTGGTGAAAAACGGTAGAAAGAATTACTTGACAAGCTAG
- the LOC134697664 gene encoding uncharacterized protein LOC134697664, translated as MVRGDGPTAMSSKIGYLLSGPLTCTRGQLNSHMMHILSSHTKEDYAIEIFWKLESLGIQENDKLNTQKQNIKEFSSTSIAYEDGKYVAKLPWIEEYPELPTNEMIAKARTHRVVNRLNQEPNLFKIYGDIIREQEKRGFIEKVRENEDEPQRIHYIPHHPVEKDSTTTPIRIVYDCSCTENAKSPSLNDCLHSYPPISNDITELLTRFRTQKFAVTTDIEKAFLQVGLHKSDRDVTRFFWLSDPTDSTSPFTTYRFKSVLFGATCSPFILNATLLKRFEENPSPTASRITQDLYVDNVLSSFTAEDDLIQFYRDSRCLLQKGGFNLRSWNSNSNRLRELADTENVLDSSKEVNILGMRWDVANDRLLFAEVDIDSTMVDVTKREIIRQSSKIFDPLGILSPVTVKAKIFMQSLWKRNFGWDERLPEDVTTQWTTIQVYDMD; from the coding sequence ATGGTTCGAGGCGACGGACCTACAGCGATGAGCTCAAAGATAGGATATTTGTTATCTGGACCACTTACATGTACAAGAGGACAACTCAATTCACACATGATGCATATATTATCTAGTCACACAAAAGAGGACTATGCTATtgagatattttggaaattggAGTCCCTTGGTATACAAGAAAACGACAAACTTAACACGCAGAAACAGAACATCAAGGAATTTTCATCAACATCGATAGCATATGAGGATGGAAAGTACGTTGCAAAACTTCCATGGATTGAAGAATATCCTGAATTACCGACAAACGAGATGATTGCAAAAGCAAGGACCCATAGAGTAGTTAACCGCTTAAATCAGGAACcaaacttatttaaaatatatggcGATATAATTAGAGAGCAGGAAAAACGTGGTTTCATCGAAAAGGTAAGAGAAAATGAGGACGAGCCACAGCGCATACACTACATACCGCATCACCCAGTCGAAAAGGACTCTACAACTACTCCAATTAGAATTGTGTATGATTGCAGTTGCACAGAGAACGCAAAAAGTCCGAGTTTGAATGACTGTCTTCATTCATATCCGCCAATTTCAAATGACATAACAGAGCTACTTACCAGATTTCGTACTCAAAAGTTTGCAGTGACAACAGACATCGAAAAAGCATTTCTGCAAGTTGGACTTCATAAATCTGACCGTGATGTAACTCGCTTCTTTTGGTTAAGTGACCCAACAGATTCAACCAGTCCGTTTACAACATATCGTTTCAAGTCAGTCTTATTCGGAGCTACATGCTCACCATTTATACTGAATGCAACTTTATTAAAACGCTTTGAAGAGAATCCTAGTCCAACAGCTTCAAGAATTACACAAGATTTATATGTAGATAATGTTTTATCTAGTTTTACAGCCGAAGACGACCTTATACAATTTTACCGAGATTCTAGGTGTTTATTACAGAAAGGAGGCTTTAACCTCAGATCATGGAACTCTAATTCTAACAGACTACGAGAACTTGCTGACACAGAAAACGTACTAGATTCCAGTAAAGAGGTCAACATACTTGGAATGCGCTGGGATGTTGCGAACGACAGACTTTTATTTGCCGAAGTTGACATAGATTCAACCATGGTAGATGTAACAAAAAGAGAAATAATACGACAGTCGTCAAAAATCTTTGATCCGCTTGGCATACTTAGTCCCGTGACTGTGAAAGCTAAGATATTTATGCAGTCACTATGGAAACGTAATTTTGGATGGGACGAACGCTTACCTGAAGATGTAACTACGCAATGGACTActatccaagtttacgatatggactga